A window of the Leptospira brenneri genome harbors these coding sequences:
- a CDS encoding efflux RND transporter periplasmic adaptor subunit has product MLITLKSLNQKAKILLLSGVFLVVAAVLFMIFSKPAKQVHKHPEKAEVFDGGLRIVFKPNSPGLEIVKSTAIGGGGEFVSLEAPARLIASTSPSVSNGARIILFESAELNDLYVGYVHAKNKLHRSNKNLSRIKDMFVHRVATEKDLVESETDSGNDAAELAEFEGKLRAQGLNPSELSTAGSLKAWIITDVPESQISTLRKGKKVKVVFASFPDEEFIGTAEAIGDNVDPLTRTAKMRIIVVNDKYRLKPGMFGVVKFPEQTGGDSVVLPYTAIVTVEGKNYVFVEEEPLTFKRREVVLGISTKERVNIIQGLNPGEKIAIQGSILLKGLSFGF; this is encoded by the coding sequence ATGTTAATCACTTTAAAATCTTTAAACCAAAAAGCAAAAATCCTCCTGCTTTCAGGAGTATTTCTTGTAGTTGCTGCAGTCCTATTTATGATTTTTTCAAAACCAGCAAAACAAGTTCATAAACATCCAGAAAAAGCGGAAGTTTTTGATGGTGGCCTTCGAATCGTCTTCAAACCGAACAGCCCAGGACTTGAGATTGTTAAATCAACTGCTATTGGCGGCGGTGGAGAATTTGTTAGTTTAGAGGCACCAGCAAGACTAATTGCTTCGACTTCACCTTCTGTAAGTAATGGTGCACGAATCATTCTCTTCGAATCTGCTGAGTTAAATGATCTTTATGTAGGATATGTTCATGCAAAAAACAAACTGCATCGATCAAATAAAAACCTAAGCCGGATCAAAGATATGTTTGTTCACCGAGTTGCAACTGAAAAAGACCTAGTCGAATCAGAAACAGATTCAGGAAACGATGCAGCAGAACTCGCAGAATTTGAAGGTAAACTCCGAGCACAAGGATTAAACCCAAGTGAATTAAGTACAGCAGGAAGTTTAAAAGCATGGATCATCACAGATGTTCCTGAATCTCAAATTTCTACCTTACGCAAAGGGAAAAAAGTGAAAGTAGTTTTTGCCTCTTTTCCTGATGAAGAGTTTATCGGAACAGCAGAAGCTATCGGAGATAACGTAGACCCACTCACCAGAACTGCAAAAATGAGAATTATTGTGGTGAACGACAAATATCGATTAAAACCAGGTATGTTTGGAGTTGTAAAATTCCCAGAGCAAACAGGTGGAGACAGCGTGGTTCTTCCTTACACTGCCATTGTAACCGTTGAAGGGAAAAATTACGTTTTTGTTGAAGAGGAGCCACTCACTTTCAAAAGAAGAGAAGTGGTCTTAGGTATCTCTACAAAAGAAAGAGTCAATATCATTCAAGGACTGAATCCTGGAGAGAAAATAGCCATCCAAGGCTCTATTCTCTTAAAAGGCCTAAGTTTTGGTTTTTAA
- a CDS encoding FAD-binding oxidoreductase: MDFTKTKNELSQLIGEKKVILKNDGTMDESLFNSYGTDRTKVYPPNYQVLVFPESTEDVAATIAYAYQNEIAVVPSGGRTGYAGGAVAKNGEIVISLSKMNQVVDFDPFLGTLHVQAGMITKNLHKEAEERGFYFPVDFAATGSSHIGGNIATNAGGVRVVHYGLIRDWVLGLTVVNGKGEVYRFNGEILKNNTGYDLKHLFIGSEGTLGIITEAVVKLTKPPKDIRVIFLAVPEYKNILEIFRETHNFDLPLLAFEFLTDYCLNKVKEHLGVPDPFQAPSKYYVLMEFEVTGEKDEEKLYSILESITEKELITDGSIAQNSRQNETFWKYREGISESLSLAYTVHKNDISLPLRNMEAFLDEMSSLLNQKYQGFHIALFGHIGDGNLHLNIVKPKDLTDADFFSQCKQVDPEMFTLIQKFKGSISAEHGIGLLKKDYLNFSRSQSEIDTMRAIKLAFDPKGILNPGKVL, translated from the coding sequence ATGGATTTTACAAAAACAAAAAACGAATTAAGCCAACTGATTGGCGAAAAAAAAGTCATACTAAAAAACGACGGGACTATGGATGAATCTTTGTTCAATTCGTATGGAACCGATCGAACAAAAGTTTATCCTCCCAATTATCAAGTCCTTGTATTTCCAGAATCTACCGAAGACGTAGCTGCCACCATCGCTTATGCTTATCAAAATGAAATTGCGGTAGTACCTTCCGGGGGACGAACCGGTTATGCCGGTGGTGCCGTTGCCAAAAATGGCGAAATTGTGATTTCCTTATCCAAAATGAATCAAGTGGTAGACTTTGATCCTTTCCTTGGCACCTTACACGTACAAGCTGGTATGATCACAAAAAATCTACACAAAGAAGCGGAAGAACGTGGATTTTATTTTCCCGTAGATTTTGCGGCCACTGGGTCCAGTCATATCGGCGGAAACATTGCAACAAATGCCGGTGGTGTTCGGGTGGTTCACTATGGACTGATTCGGGACTGGGTGCTTGGTCTTACTGTAGTCAATGGGAAGGGTGAAGTTTACCGATTTAATGGTGAAATCCTAAAAAACAATACAGGATATGACCTCAAACACTTGTTTATTGGTTCAGAAGGAACTCTAGGAATCATTACTGAGGCCGTTGTCAAACTCACAAAACCACCAAAAGACATTCGTGTGATTTTCCTTGCCGTACCCGAATATAAAAACATCTTAGAAATTTTCAGAGAAACACATAACTTTGATTTACCTCTACTTGCTTTTGAATTTTTGACAGACTATTGTTTGAACAAAGTGAAAGAACATTTAGGAGTTCCCGATCCTTTCCAAGCACCTAGCAAATATTATGTGCTAATGGAATTTGAAGTAACAGGCGAAAAAGACGAAGAAAAACTCTATTCCATTTTAGAATCCATCACCGAAAAAGAACTGATCACCGATGGTTCGATTGCACAGAACTCACGACAAAACGAAACCTTCTGGAAATACCGAGAAGGAATTTCCGAATCCTTATCTCTTGCTTATACAGTTCATAAAAATGATATCTCACTCCCTCTCCGCAATATGGAAGCTTTTTTGGATGAGATGAGTTCCCTATTAAACCAGAAATACCAAGGGTTTCATATCGCCCTTTTTGGACATATCGGAGACGGAAACCTGCATTTAAATATCGTAAAACCCAAAGATCTAACGGACGCAGACTTCTTTTCTCAATGCAAACAAGTAGATCCAGAAATGTTCACCCTCATCCAAAAGTTCAAAGGGTCCATTTCTGCAGAACATGGGATTGGACTTCTCAAGAAAGATTACTTAAATTTCTCCCGGTCTCAGTCGGAAATTGACACGATGCGAGCCATCAAATTGGCATTTGACCCCAAAGGGATCCTAAACCCGGGCAAAGTGCTCTAA
- the ppk1 gene encoding polyphosphate kinase 1 — translation MSSNSTKGLGIYRIFSFPNPRIMTASPTEKIELGNQNIFFDRELSWVDFNHRVLEESFDKENPLLERLKFLCITESNLDEFFMVRVAGLLNLKNAGIEERSLNGKRTSETIAELYSKVGQFVKRQYESLDEILIELKENKIVVVQDPSELAGDDIQFVKNYYKREVSSILTPLAIDPSHPFPHILNRTLNLGITLYSDDDKNKAKELFAIVQVPSVLPRFLQLPPNKETDVRRYFPLEEIIKLHLGDLFYGMNVKQIHTFKIVRDADISINEEQNIGDLLTTMKNELKNRMWGDAVRLDVHSGAGHIKELLRGLLELEEYQVMEIPTLLSLNDMMFFQGLEKTSHLKYSYPVPKSGFAAKKSESIFSEIRKNDHLLHHPYESFKSIEDMLKIASQDPKVLAIKMTLYRTSGDSPIIQYLGEAAENGKQVTVLVELKARFDEERNIRWAKKLEDSGVHVVYGVVGLKIHCKMLLIVRREDDKLNRYVHLGTGNYNSTTARFYTDLSLFTANPEITEDVAILFNTITSSGKMPRLSKIYAAPTFLKEEFLHLIQRETDNAKNGKQARVIFKMNSLVDPDVILKLYEASQAGVKIDLIIRGICCLRPGIPGVSDRISVRSIVGRYLEHSRIYSFENGGKPEVYLASADCMPRNFLRRIEVMFPILQDKHKKRIAKILELLLRDNTQARALESDGSYTRLTPGDDDPAVNSQIDMADI, via the coding sequence ATGTCGTCGAATTCTACAAAAGGATTAGGAATTTACAGAATTTTTTCCTTCCCAAATCCTAGAATTATGACCGCTAGCCCTACAGAAAAAATAGAACTGGGGAACCAAAATATCTTCTTCGACCGTGAACTTTCCTGGGTCGACTTCAACCATCGTGTTCTGGAGGAGTCCTTTGACAAAGAGAACCCTCTTCTCGAACGCCTTAAATTTCTTTGTATCACAGAATCCAATTTAGACGAGTTTTTTATGGTCCGCGTGGCCGGACTTTTGAACCTAAAAAATGCAGGAATCGAAGAACGAAGCCTCAATGGAAAACGAACTTCCGAAACCATTGCCGAACTTTATTCCAAAGTGGGACAGTTTGTCAAAAGGCAATACGAATCCTTAGACGAGATCCTAATTGAACTAAAAGAAAACAAAATTGTTGTGGTGCAAGATCCAAGCGAACTTGCTGGGGATGACATCCAGTTTGTAAAAAACTATTACAAAAGGGAAGTGTCTTCTATCTTAACTCCACTTGCCATCGATCCATCACACCCTTTTCCTCACATTCTCAACCGAACTTTAAATCTTGGAATCACCCTATATTCGGATGATGATAAAAACAAAGCAAAAGAACTTTTTGCCATCGTTCAGGTGCCAAGCGTTCTCCCTCGTTTTTTACAATTACCTCCTAATAAAGAAACGGATGTTAGAAGATACTTCCCATTAGAAGAAATCATCAAACTTCATTTAGGTGACCTTTTTTACGGAATGAATGTAAAACAAATCCATACATTCAAAATTGTTCGTGATGCTGATATCTCCATCAACGAAGAACAAAATATTGGTGACCTTCTCACCACCATGAAAAACGAACTAAAAAATAGGATGTGGGGAGATGCCGTTCGATTGGATGTTCATTCCGGTGCCGGCCATATCAAAGAACTATTACGAGGGCTTTTAGAACTAGAAGAATACCAAGTAATGGAAATACCCACCTTACTTAGTTTAAACGATATGATGTTTTTCCAAGGTTTGGAAAAAACAAGCCACTTAAAGTATTCTTATCCTGTTCCGAAGTCTGGATTTGCTGCTAAAAAAAGTGAATCTATCTTTTCTGAAATTCGAAAAAATGATCACCTCCTCCACCACCCTTACGAAAGTTTTAAATCCATCGAGGATATGTTAAAGATTGCAAGCCAAGACCCAAAGGTTCTTGCGATCAAGATGACTTTGTACAGAACCTCTGGAGACTCACCCATCATCCAATACTTAGGGGAAGCTGCCGAAAACGGAAAACAGGTAACGGTTCTCGTTGAACTCAAAGCCAGGTTTGATGAAGAAAGAAATATCCGTTGGGCAAAAAAACTAGAAGATAGTGGTGTTCACGTTGTTTATGGTGTGGTTGGACTTAAAATTCATTGTAAGATGTTACTCATTGTACGTAGAGAAGATGATAAATTAAATCGTTACGTTCACTTGGGAACAGGAAACTACAACTCTACCACAGCTAGATTTTATACTGATTTAAGTTTATTCACTGCAAACCCGGAGATTACAGAAGATGTAGCGATTCTTTTTAATACCATCACTAGTTCTGGAAAGATGCCAAGACTTTCCAAAATTTATGCAGCTCCTACTTTTCTAAAAGAAGAGTTTCTCCACCTCATCCAAAGAGAAACAGACAATGCAAAGAACGGAAAACAAGCACGTGTGATTTTTAAAATGAATTCCCTTGTGGATCCCGATGTGATTCTAAAACTCTATGAGGCTTCACAAGCGGGCGTTAAAATCGACTTAATCATCCGAGGAATTTGTTGTCTTCGACCTGGAATTCCAGGGGTTTCTGATCGCATCAGCGTTCGTTCCATTGTGGGTAGGTATTTAGAACATTCTAGGATTTATAGTTTTGAAAATGGCGGGAAACCAGAAGTGTATTTAGCTTCTGCTGATTGTATGCCAAGAAATTTTCTTCGCCGAATCGAAGTTATGTTCCCAATCTTACAGGATAAACATAAAAAAAGAATCGCTAAAATTTTAGAACTTCTCCTTCGGGACAACACCCAAGCAAGAGCTCTCGAATCTGATGGATCTTACACACGATTGACACCAGGAGATGATGACCCAGCTGTAAACTCTCAGATCGATATGGCGGATATTTAA
- a CDS encoding TolC family protein, producing the protein MSFYNRIGIYLFLVFSTSYLWGEDRVAQASEALKRQLSDENPRTSLGSSLYPDDQRLTREIDLESAESLLWKNNLLLIASRFQVDVKKAGILQAGLYANPNVFIDQSIFAEPTQRYFDTTRSGQSVIQVQQVFLLGGKIDKRVKVAELNAKISEQEFYDLARAVITKLRRTFYTIYFYKKAVVFYDQSIASIEKTVESSELAYKRRALLQAEHLRLKALLFFLKKEREDLAIKVYEKEADLKVLLNDDLYRNAQVEFNPKVNETQLDLLVPNQLRLEDLVEIARENRPDLKKSLQTLRYEEANLDLQHANAIPDLSFGPMYNRGGTAFQNYWGITAQLNVPLFDRNQGNIQAAEKAILVRKQELKNNILEVENEVAVAYQAARIKDALYKRFMNAYIKDYGSLSLDMIMSYEKKYITILEFADFFETYRSSIVEMLKLQTDRMEAIENVNYAVGKGIFIPKSENQTNPKSEE; encoded by the coding sequence ATGAGTTTTTACAATAGAATTGGTATCTACCTCTTTCTTGTATTCTCTACCTCCTATTTATGGGGAGAAGATAGAGTCGCACAAGCAAGTGAAGCCCTGAAAAGGCAACTTTCAGATGAAAATCCAAGAACTTCTTTGGGTTCGAGTCTCTATCCCGATGACCAAAGGTTAACTCGAGAGATTGATTTAGAGTCTGCCGAAAGTTTGCTCTGGAAAAATAACCTTCTACTCATTGCTTCCCGTTTCCAAGTGGATGTAAAGAAAGCCGGAATTTTACAAGCAGGTCTCTATGCGAACCCAAATGTTTTTATTGACCAAAGTATCTTTGCTGAACCCACACAAAGATATTTTGATACAACAAGATCAGGGCAATCGGTCATCCAAGTTCAACAAGTGTTCCTACTCGGAGGAAAAATTGACAAACGCGTAAAAGTTGCTGAGTTAAACGCAAAGATTTCAGAACAAGAGTTTTATGATCTTGCTAGAGCAGTCATTACCAAACTAAGAAGAACTTTTTACACAATATATTTCTATAAGAAGGCGGTAGTATTTTACGATCAAAGTATTGCTTCCATTGAAAAAACAGTCGAGTCTTCGGAACTTGCATACAAAAGACGAGCCCTCCTCCAAGCCGAACATTTACGATTAAAAGCCCTTTTGTTTTTCTTAAAAAAGGAAAGAGAAGATTTAGCCATCAAGGTCTATGAAAAAGAAGCGGATCTCAAAGTTCTCTTAAATGATGATCTATATCGTAATGCCCAAGTTGAGTTCAATCCTAAAGTCAATGAAACGCAATTAGATTTACTCGTGCCAAACCAATTGCGACTAGAAGACCTAGTCGAAATCGCACGAGAAAATCGACCTGATCTAAAGAAATCCCTACAAACCTTACGATATGAAGAAGCTAACTTAGACCTTCAACATGCGAATGCTATACCTGATTTATCGTTTGGGCCAATGTACAATCGTGGTGGAACTGCTTTCCAAAATTATTGGGGAATCACAGCGCAGCTAAACGTTCCCCTTTTTGATAGAAATCAAGGGAATATTCAAGCAGCTGAAAAAGCCATACTTGTAAGGAAACAAGAGTTAAAGAACAACATTCTCGAAGTAGAAAACGAAGTAGCAGTAGCTTACCAAGCTGCAAGAATCAAGGATGCACTATATAAGCGGTTCATGAACGCCTATATAAAAGATTATGGAAGTTTATCTTTGGATATGATTATGAGTTATGAAAAGAAATACATAACGATCTTAGAATTTGCCGACTTCTTCGAAACTTACCGTTCGAGTATAGTGGAGATGTTAAAACTCCAAACAGATCGAATGGAAGCTATTGAAAATGTAAACTATGCCGTGGGAAAAGGAATCTTTATCCCTAAATCTGAAAACCAAACTAATCCGAAATCCGAGGAATAA
- a CDS encoding efflux RND transporter permease subunit produces the protein MIKDFIEIALKNRISTLIAAAVAILFGTWAWIDIRKEAYSDIADTQVRLIAKFPGKAAVEVEERVTLPIERVLNAIPKVAVRRSRTINGLVVFQFVFEDGTDDYFARMRLMERVADADIPEDVQPALGPMSSPVGEIYRYVVESSENHTPMELRTIQDWIVMPKMLQIPGIADVVTFGGLPKQYHVVTSPDKLIRYKLTIGDVIKAIQENNLNTGGNLLLQGEQGFPIRSLGAIRDPKHIENIVVKTVNGVPVFIRDLGSVEISHPIPSGVLGYTIQNEEEGLIDVDSSVQGLVAMRRWGDPNEMGERISAKVKEINENYLPKGVQLRNTYDRTDLVNYTLRTIGKTLVEGVVVVSLVLIFFIGSVRASLVVVATIPFAMLFAFLLMNMTGIPASLLSLGAIDFGIIVDGAVIMVENIMRRYRDATPEEKSHGILAFTRDAASEVGTEILFSILIIILAYLPIFSFERIEGRLFKPMAFTISFAILGALIFAMAVIPVLMSIIYKTYFESKNPGPIEWHNPVYDWIEARYKRIIEFIVNRSKKAVKYTFSVVTVFLAIGMFSLGTEFLPEMDEGGFNIRIFFPVGISLPEARKFMPKIRQTIYKNEQVSVVLSQLGRNDDGTDPLPPNRLEVLIGLKDYNKWKENITKQELLFRMRNDLEATLPGARVSFSQPIMDNLSEAIMGTIADLAVFVSGNDLKIMRGIGNEVLEEIKEMKGASEFGIEQEAESPQLTISINREAAARFGINVIDIQQMIEAAIGMQRISTLYEGPSDNPPKTPARFGIVVRFSKDYRASKQAIENMPIISPKGERIPLSQLAEIEVVDGPTMIFRQEGRRVVTVRTNIRGRDQGGFVSELQKRVKKKIKLPDGYEIRFGGQYENLARVGKKLAIVIPITILIIFGVLYMLYRNLKYVYVALACIPLSLLGGIYALLFRGYYFNVSGGVGFISLFGIATMAGVLFVSRTNHLLIEEPDITTKAAVKKAAVIQLRPMLMTMLLALLGLIPATLGTGVGSDVQRPLATVIVGGLFSAMCLVLTILPSLYLVVVGERKPDAAEREEMSHKKHIPFLDFVSELSEEPLEEEDDEDGSPKKKKKPIKKKRKT, from the coding sequence ATGATTAAAGATTTTATTGAAATAGCTCTTAAGAACCGTATTTCAACACTGATTGCAGCCGCGGTTGCAATTCTTTTCGGAACATGGGCATGGATTGATATCCGCAAAGAAGCATATTCAGATATTGCAGATACGCAGGTTCGACTCATTGCAAAATTTCCAGGGAAAGCCGCTGTAGAAGTTGAAGAACGTGTTACCCTTCCCATTGAGCGGGTGTTAAATGCAATTCCCAAAGTTGCGGTACGACGATCAAGAACAATTAACGGACTCGTTGTATTCCAATTCGTTTTTGAAGATGGCACAGATGATTATTTTGCTCGTATGCGACTTATGGAACGAGTTGCCGATGCAGATATCCCAGAAGATGTACAACCGGCACTTGGGCCGATGAGTTCACCTGTTGGTGAAATTTATCGTTATGTCGTTGAATCTTCAGAAAACCATACGCCAATGGAACTTCGAACTATACAAGACTGGATTGTAATGCCAAAGATGTTACAAATTCCAGGGATAGCTGATGTTGTAACATTCGGTGGTCTTCCTAAGCAATACCATGTAGTTACATCGCCTGATAAGTTAATTCGATATAAATTAACCATTGGCGATGTCATTAAAGCAATTCAAGAAAACAACCTAAACACAGGTGGTAACTTACTTTTACAAGGGGAACAAGGATTCCCAATCCGTTCTCTTGGAGCCATTAGAGATCCGAAACACATTGAAAACATCGTTGTGAAAACCGTAAACGGGGTTCCTGTCTTTATTAGAGATTTAGGTTCTGTCGAAATTTCACACCCCATCCCCAGCGGTGTTTTGGGATATACCATTCAAAACGAAGAAGAAGGTCTGATTGATGTTGACTCATCGGTTCAAGGTTTGGTGGCAATGCGTCGTTGGGGAGATCCTAACGAGATGGGAGAAAGAATTAGTGCTAAGGTAAAAGAGATCAACGAAAACTATTTACCAAAAGGTGTTCAACTCAGAAATACTTACGACCGAACAGACTTAGTAAACTATACCCTGCGAACCATTGGTAAAACATTAGTAGAAGGTGTTGTTGTAGTTAGCTTAGTATTGATTTTCTTTATTGGAAGTGTACGTGCATCTCTTGTGGTTGTTGCTACGATTCCATTTGCCATGTTGTTTGCATTTTTACTGATGAATATGACTGGAATTCCAGCAAGTTTACTTTCGTTAGGTGCAATTGACTTTGGTATTATTGTGGATGGTGCTGTGATCATGGTAGAAAATATCATGCGACGGTATCGGGATGCAACACCAGAGGAAAAATCCCATGGAATTTTAGCATTTACTAGAGATGCGGCTTCTGAGGTCGGAACAGAAATTCTATTCTCCATTCTGATCATTATTTTAGCTTATCTACCGATTTTCTCTTTCGAAAGAATTGAAGGCCGTTTATTCAAACCAATGGCTTTTACGATTTCATTCGCTATTTTAGGTGCGTTGATTTTTGCGATGGCTGTCATTCCAGTCCTCATGTCAATTATCTACAAAACATACTTTGAATCAAAAAATCCTGGGCCGATAGAATGGCATAACCCAGTCTATGATTGGATCGAAGCTCGATACAAACGAATCATTGAGTTCATTGTTAACCGCTCTAAAAAAGCAGTAAAATACACTTTCAGTGTCGTCACTGTTTTCCTTGCTATAGGGATGTTCTCTCTTGGAACAGAATTTCTCCCTGAGATGGACGAAGGTGGATTCAACATTCGTATCTTCTTTCCTGTTGGGATCTCACTTCCCGAAGCAAGAAAGTTTATGCCTAAAATTAGGCAAACCATTTATAAAAATGAACAAGTCAGCGTAGTATTGTCTCAGTTGGGACGTAATGATGATGGTACTGACCCGCTACCACCTAACCGACTCGAAGTTTTAATTGGTTTGAAAGACTATAATAAATGGAAAGAGAACATCACCAAACAAGAGCTACTATTTCGAATGAGAAACGATTTAGAGGCAACACTTCCTGGGGCTAGAGTTAGTTTTTCTCAGCCGATTATGGATAACCTTTCCGAAGCAATTATGGGAACCATTGCGGATTTAGCAGTTTTCGTTTCAGGTAACGATCTAAAGATCATGCGTGGAATCGGTAACGAAGTCCTGGAAGAAATCAAAGAAATGAAAGGTGCGAGCGAATTCGGTATTGAACAAGAGGCCGAAAGTCCGCAGTTAACCATTAGTATCAATCGAGAAGCTGCTGCACGTTTCGGAATCAATGTGATTGATATCCAACAAATGATTGAAGCTGCCATCGGTATGCAACGAATCAGTACTCTATACGAAGGTCCTTCAGACAATCCTCCCAAAACCCCTGCAAGATTTGGAATTGTTGTTAGATTTTCAAAAGATTACCGTGCTTCCAAACAAGCTATCGAAAACATGCCAATCATTTCTCCAAAAGGGGAAAGGATACCATTGTCCCAGTTAGCTGAGATTGAAGTTGTGGATGGACCAACGATGATCTTTCGACAAGAAGGACGCCGAGTTGTTACCGTTCGAACGAATATTCGTGGTCGTGACCAAGGTGGATTTGTTTCTGAACTCCAAAAACGTGTTAAGAAAAAAATCAAACTCCCAGATGGATATGAAATCCGATTCGGAGGACAGTATGAGAACTTAGCACGGGTTGGTAAAAAATTAGCAATCGTAATACCAATCACCATTCTAATTATCTTTGGTGTTTTGTATATGTTGTATAGAAACCTCAAATACGTATACGTTGCTTTAGCATGTATACCATTATCATTACTCGGAGGTATATATGCATTGTTATTTAGAGGTTACTACTTCAACGTTTCTGGAGGTGTAGGTTTTATCTCACTTTTTGGAATTGCAACTATGGCCGGAGTACTCTTTGTTTCAAGAACCAACCATTTGTTAATCGAAGAACCTGATATCACAACAAAAGCAGCAGTCAAAAAGGCAGCGGTCATTCAATTACGTCCAATGCTTATGACCATGTTGCTTGCACTCCTTGGACTCATCCCTGCAACTCTTGGAACAGGAGTTGGGTCTGACGTTCAAAGACCACTCGCTACAGTCATCGTAGGTGGATTATTTTCTGCAATGTGCTTGGTTCTAACAATCCTTCCTTCCCTTTATTTAGTAGTTGTGGGTGAAAGAAAACCAGACGCAGCAGAAAGAGAAGAGATGAGTCATAAAAAGCATATCCCATTTCTCGACTTTGTTAGTGAACTAAGCGAAGAACCTTTGGAAGAAGAAGATGACGAAGACGGATCTCCGAAGAAAAAGAAAAAACCAATTAAGAAAAAGAGGAAAACCTAA